GCGGTGGGTGCTTTGCACTGGGCGAAATACACCCGCGCCGCTGTGCCCTCCGGGGATACGTCTCGCCCTCGCAGGCGCGCGCCACGCAGCGATGCAACCCGGGCTCTCAGTCTGCGCGGCACACGCCGGGGCCGGCCCCGGCTGAACGACGAGACCCCCGGAGACCCGGAGACCTGAGCCGGAACCCCCATGACTCAGCACACCCCGCCTACCGTGGCGTTGAAGACCCTGGGCTGCAAGCTGAACCAGTTCGAGAGCGAGCAGATTCGCGAAGAGCTGGTGCGCCTTGGCGCCATCTGCGTCCCCTTCGACGCCCGGGCCGACATCTACATCATCAACAGTTGCACCGTCACTGCGAAGACCGACCGGGACTGCCGCCGCCTCATCCGACGCGCGCGCAAGACCAACCCCTCTGCATTCATCGCAGTCACCGGGTGTTACGCCCAGGTAAGCCCTGATGACCTCGCGGCGATCCCCGAAGCCGACCTGATCGTGGGCAACGAGGCCAAAGGCGACCTTCCCGCCACTATCCGCGCGCGCACTGCCGGCAGTCTCACGTGGCCGGCGACCGATGTTTCCCTCGCGGTTCCCTGCTTCGACCGCGGCACGATGGTGGACGAGTTCGCGGATCACACCCGGGCCTTCGTCAAAGTCCAGGAGGGCTGCAATGCCGCCTGCGCCTACTGTATCATCCCTCGCGCACGGGGCCGCAGCCGCAGCGTTCCCCTGGCGCAGGTGCTGGAACAGGCCCGCCGTCTCGTGGATGCAGGCTTCCCCGAGATCGTGCTCATCGGCACCCATCTCGGCCAGTACGGACAGGACCTGCCCGACGGTATCGATCTCTGCGGCCTCGTCGAGCAACTCGCCGATCTGCCCGACATGCGCCGCCTGCGCCTGAGTTCCATCGAGCCGCTGGAAGTTCCGGACCGGCTCATCCGTCTGGTCGCCCATCACCCCAAAGTCTGTCGCCACTTGCACATACCCATCCAGCATAGCGACGAGACGGTATTGCGCCGCATGAACCGCCCTTACGGCCCCGACACGCTCCTGGACCTGATCACCCGGATTCACGGGGCCGATCCGGGCGTCAACATTGGCAGTGACGTGATCGTCGGCTTCCCCGGCGAGACCGACGCACAGTTCGAGACCTGCCGTCGCTTCATCGAAGACCTGCCCTTTGGCTACCTGCACGTGTTCACTTACTCGCCCCGTAAGAACACGCCCGCGGCAACCATGCCCGATCAGGTGAACCCGCAGGTGAAACTCGCCCGCAATCACCTGCTGCGGGAACTCTCCGAACGCAAGCGCTCGGCCTTCGCCGCGGGCATGATCGGTCAGGTTCTCCACGTGATCTTCGAACGCCCCGCCGAGGGTCGCGAGGGCTGGCTGGACGGCTTGTCGGACAACTACCTGCGGGTGTTCGCGCCGGGTGCGTGCGACCTCCTGGGCCGGACGGTACCTGTCCGGATCGGCGCCTCCCGGGGCGAAGTTCTCGAAGGCACTATTTGCGCGGAGGGATGAACTGCTCCCCGCCGGCCGTTCCTGTATGGGGGGACGGGCATGGGACCTCAAGTCGTACCGCGTCTAGTGCCTGTGCCCAAAGGGTCGCAACCATATCCTTCCCTGAACCGATTGCAGGGGCCCTTCCGCGGTCGCAGGTGGTCGCTCCGGGATACCATTCCCCCGATGCTGCCGTTCACCATCCGCCGTAACGAGCGGGCCGCCCAGTCGGGTTCGCCCTGCAACGCGTCTTGCAAGACCCGGCAAAACGTGGTTAAACAGTACAAAGTTCCGCAAGTGCACTCCATTTCGGACGGCCCGATGCATCAGTCTCGACGCCCTCTCAGAGTCCTCCAGGTCATCGCGCCTCATCGCTACTCAGGCGCTGAGCGTATCGCGGTGACTCTCGCCGATGGACTCCAGCGACGCGGGCATGAGGTGGTTTTCGCCTGCAACGGCCAGCCTCAGTTCCTCGACGCCCTGCGCGACCGTGGCCTTGCCTGTGAGAGCTCCGGGGTTTATGGCAAGCTGAACCCACTGCCGCTGGCGCGCCTTGTCCGCCTGGCCCGCAGGTTCCGCGCGGACGTGATCCACACTCATTTGTCAAGCGCTGCCTGGCTTGGCGGCCTGGCCGGCAAATCCCTTGGGGTCCCTGTCCTGGCCCACGTACACGCCCTCAACACCCGCACCTGGTATGGCCGGGCTGATATGCTTGCCGCCTGCTCCCAGGGCGTCAAGGATCACCTGGTCTCCCAGGGGCTGGCTCCCGAGCGCATACAGGTCATCTACAATGGGATCGACCTGTCCCGCCTGGAGCGCCTCCGACCTCTAGCTGATGTGCGCCGGGACATGTCCATCAGCGACGGTCAGCCCGTGGTGGGTGTGGCGGCGCACCTCACGCCGAAGAAAGGGCAGCGCTATGTCGTCGAGGCCGCGGCCCTTCTGCGCGAGAAACGGCCGAATCTCTTGTGCTACCTCCTCGGCGAGGGCGAAATGCAGCACGCACTCGCCGACCTCGCCCGCGCTCTTGGCATTGGCGACCGCGTGCGTCTTATGGGATACCGCCCGGATGCCGTGGACCTCATGCAGGCCATGGATATCGTCCTGCTGCCTTCAATCGCCAAGGAAGGACTGGGGCTGTGTCTTGTGGAAGCATCCGCCCTGGGTAAGCCTGTGATCGGCAGCGACGCCCCGGGCATCAACGAGGTCATCGAGCCGGGGCGCACCGGTCTGCTCGTGCCTCCGGGAGACGCCCGCGCCCTGGCTGACGCAATAGACTACCTTCTCGCCGACCGGGACCTGTGTCGGCGCATGGGGCAAGCCGGGCGCGAACGAGTGGCCGCCATGTTCGACCTGGAGCGCATGGTCGACGAGACGGAGCAGCTATACTACCGGATAATCGACGACAGAGCCCCGCGAAAGCGCCGCTGATCCGGCCGAACACTCCACAATCCATACCCCCGGAGGGTCTCCCGTGATTGACCACGCCGCCCCACGCATTGGCGTCCTCGGACTTATGTTGGAGCTGTACGACAAGGCGGCGCCTGACCTGCGCCCGAAGCAGGAGCAATTCGCCCGCGAGGAGCTGATCCCCCGGCTCGAGGGCATGGGCGAGGTTACCTACGCGGGGATCCAGAATACCCGCGAAGGCGTTGCGGCGGCGGTGGATGAGTTCATCGCCGAGGACGTAGACCTGGTCATCACCCTGCACCTGTCCTACGCCCCCAGCCTCATCGCTCTGCCCGATTTGCTCCGCTGGTCCGGCCCTGTGGTCATGTGGAACACCCAGAAACTCAAGGGCATTGGCCCCGATTTCAGCTACACCCAGGTCATCGAGAATCACGGCATGCACGGCGTCCAGGACCTGGCGAATACCCTCAACCGCGTGGGCAGGCAGTACGCCGTGGTCACCGGGCACTTCGAAGACCCCGTCACCCTGGCCGAAGTCGCCGGCTGGGCCCGCGCCGCAAAAGCCCGGCGCGCCCTGCGCAAGGCCCGTATCGGCCAGGTCGGGTTCGCCTTCCAGGATATGGGCGACTTCGGCGTGGACGAGACCCAGTTCATGGCTCTCGTCGGCCCGCACGTGGTCCGTGTGCGCCTGGACGCCCTCGCCGAAGCCCAGGATCAGGCCCCGCTCAGCGCCCTGGAGGAAATCGTCCGCGAGGACAGGGAGCGTTTCGACATCGCCCCCGGAATCACCGACGAAGAGCATCTCGCATCTGCCCGCATCGAGTGGGCCATGCGCAAAGTCTTCGACGAACTCGGCCTCGACGGTGTCGCCATCCACTATGAGGCCCTCGCGGCCGATCCCAGGTTCGGCGCTCTACCCTTTGCCGCCGCGAGCAAGCTCCTGGCCGAAGGCTACGGGTTCGGCGGCGAGGGCGATGTGACGTCTGCCTCCGCCGTGGTCGCTATGCAGCACCTGTGCGGGCAGGCCTCCTTCTCGGAAATGTTCACCATGGACTTTGAAGGCGACTCCATCTACCTCGCCCACTACGCCGAAGCAAACCCGCGCATGGCGCGCAAGGATATGCGCCCAAGGCTCTGCCGACGCGAGGGGTGGGTGGGCTCCGGCGGGGTCTCCACATCCCTTGCCTTCGGTTTCCAACCCGGCCCGGTTACCATGGCCAATCTCACCATTGGTGAAGGTGGCATGCCCAAGCTCATTGCCTTCGAGGGCGAGATCTTGGATTTCTACAAGCCGGAGTTCGACACCCCCCATGGCCGCTTCCGCCCCGACGAATCCATGCCCGAGTTCCTGGATGCTTACGCGCACGAAGGCGGCTCGCACCACCTGGCCATGTCACCCGGCGAGCACCTGGCCCACGTCGCGAAGCTGGCCGAACTCCTGGGCATCAACTACGTGGAGCTGTAACGCCCCGACGGACGCGCCTGATGGGGAGCTTCCATGCCTGGAGGCTCCCCGATTTCGTTACTCTCCCCATTCAACCGGCAATATGTGTCTTTTTGTTCACAAAAAGTTCCTGTTGTATTAAGAAAGTGTTATCCCCATAATAGTCCTCAAGGCGCAGGTCATCTTCCGCTGTACGATCCGCACCCGTGCTGACTGTGTGCCCGGCTGAAACGGCCGGGCATGCGTGTTCTCGATTCCCGAAGGCCCCGGGGGTATGCGCCATGCCAAAGGCAAAGCCCGAGACCCTCAAACCGACGACCACCGTCGCTGAAGCCATGCGGATCCTCTTCCCGCCACGCGTGAAGGAAATCCTCAAGCACGAAAAGGCCGTGCGCAAGTCCGACATCGAGGGCGTCCACGACATGCGCGTGGCCACAAAACGCCTGCGTGAAGCAGCCCGCGTTTTCCGTCCCGCATTTGGCCGCACCCGCATGGACCGTCACCTCTCCCACATGGCAGCCCTCAATGACGCCCTGGGCAAAGTGCGCGAGTTCGATGTGATGGGCCTGCAACTCGAAGCGTTGGGTGAGCGCCAGGAGGGGCTCCTCGATGGCTTGCAGCCCCTCATCGACCAGTTGGCACAGCGACGCGCCGAAGCCAACGAGAAGCTGCTTCCGGTCCTCGACGAGACCCTGCCATATCTGGAGGAAGACTTTGCCGAACTCACCCGGGACCGCAGCAGGAAGCGGGCAGACGTGTGGAAGATGCCCTTCGTGGACATGTGCCGCGCGACCATCTTGCGGCGTATCGACGAGGCTTTCGCCCTGGAAGCTGAGGCGCGGGCCATCGAGAACCAGGCGGAATTGCACCGCATGAGGATTGCCCTCAAGAAGGCACGCTATGCTCTCGAACTGTGTCTGCCGCTGCTCGATTCACGGGCGCAGGGAGCGTACAAGCCCATCGCGAGACTTCAGGAGATCATGGGCGAGGTGCACGACCGCGACGTCATGCGCGATCATCTTGAAAAGGCGCGAGGTAACCCACTATCCGACGAGGCCGCCCATGCCGGCGTCGCTCTGTGTGCGCAGGACCGCGCCGAACTCCACGGGAAGATGATCGACCTGCTGGACGAGATCCGCGACAAGAAACGGATCGGCAAGCTGAAGAAAGCCCTCGAATCCTGCTGCTGAGCGGCCCATCCCCCATGGCCGGTGCCCGGTCGTCCGCCTTCGCCTTCCGGAGGGGCCCCATCCGGCCCGGCCCTCGCCTCTGTCGTCCCCCCTCATCCTGAGCGCCGTCTGCGAAGGAGAGGGGGAAGCGCGTCGCTCACGACGCGCCGGGGGTGAGGCCCCCGTTTCACTCCTCAAACTCCGCACAGATCGGCGTGTGATCGGACGGCTTTTCCCGCGCCCTCGGCTCAAGATCGATCCACGCTCGCGTTGATCTCTCAGCCATCACCGGGCTCGCCATCACGTGATCCACCCGCCAGCCCATCCGGCGCTTGAACCCGTTCGGGATGCGATAGTCGAAGAAGCTGAAATGTCCGCCCTCCTCCACATGCCGCCGGAAGACGTCCTCCATACCCCACTGCATCACGAAGTTCAGCGCTTCCTGCTCATCGGGATGAAAACAGACCTCTCCCCGCAGCGCTTCCGGGTCGTACACATCCCGGTCATCCCTGGCCACGTTCAGGTCGCCAACCCACACCACCGGCTCATCGGGCTTCCAGCGCCCATCCAGTTCGCGCCGCAGCGTGCGCAGCCAGTCCAGCTTGTACGCAAACTTCTCCGAACCCACTGCCTGCCCCTGGGGGACGTATGTATTGATGATCGCGACCTCCCCGACCCGAGCCGTAATGAGCCGAGCATCATCCCGATGGCTGCCGTCGCTGAACCCGAACCGTACATCTTCCAGCGCCTCTCGGGAGAGAATCGCCACCCCGTTGTAAGACTTCTGCCCGTGACAGGCCACCCGGTACCCCGCTTCATTCAGCGGCGCCGCGGGGAAGTCGGCGTCCTG
Above is a window of Armatimonadota bacterium DNA encoding:
- the mtaB gene encoding tRNA (N(6)-L-threonylcarbamoyladenosine(37)-C(2))-methylthiotransferase MtaB, which encodes MTQHTPPTVALKTLGCKLNQFESEQIREELVRLGAICVPFDARADIYIINSCTVTAKTDRDCRRLIRRARKTNPSAFIAVTGCYAQVSPDDLAAIPEADLIVGNEAKGDLPATIRARTAGSLTWPATDVSLAVPCFDRGTMVDEFADHTRAFVKVQEGCNAACAYCIIPRARGRSRSVPLAQVLEQARRLVDAGFPEIVLIGTHLGQYGQDLPDGIDLCGLVEQLADLPDMRRLRLSSIEPLEVPDRLIRLVAHHPKVCRHLHIPIQHSDETVLRRMNRPYGPDTLLDLITRIHGADPGVNIGSDVIVGFPGETDAQFETCRRFIEDLPFGYLHVFTYSPRKNTPAATMPDQVNPQVKLARNHLLRELSERKRSAFAAGMIGQVLHVIFERPAEGREGWLDGLSDNYLRVFAPGACDLLGRTVPVRIGASRGEVLEGTICAEG
- a CDS encoding glycosyltransferase family 4 protein, whose protein sequence is MHQSRRPLRVLQVIAPHRYSGAERIAVTLADGLQRRGHEVVFACNGQPQFLDALRDRGLACESSGVYGKLNPLPLARLVRLARRFRADVIHTHLSSAAWLGGLAGKSLGVPVLAHVHALNTRTWYGRADMLAACSQGVKDHLVSQGLAPERIQVIYNGIDLSRLERLRPLADVRRDMSISDGQPVVGVAAHLTPKKGQRYVVEAAALLREKRPNLLCYLLGEGEMQHALADLARALGIGDRVRLMGYRPDAVDLMQAMDIVLLPSIAKEGLGLCLVEASALGKPVIGSDAPGINEVIEPGRTGLLVPPGDARALADAIDYLLADRDLCRRMGQAGRERVAAMFDLERMVDETEQLYYRIIDDRAPRKRR
- a CDS encoding CHAD domain-containing protein, yielding MPKAKPETLKPTTTVAEAMRILFPPRVKEILKHEKAVRKSDIEGVHDMRVATKRLREAARVFRPAFGRTRMDRHLSHMAALNDALGKVREFDVMGLQLEALGERQEGLLDGLQPLIDQLAQRRAEANEKLLPVLDETLPYLEEDFAELTRDRSRKRADVWKMPFVDMCRATILRRIDEAFALEAEARAIENQAELHRMRIALKKARYALELCLPLLDSRAQGAYKPIARLQEIMGEVHDRDVMRDHLEKARGNPLSDEAAHAGVALCAQDRAELHGKMIDLLDEIRDKKRIGKLKKALESCC
- the xth gene encoding exodeoxyribonuclease III; this translates as MIVASFNVNGIRARLDILLDWLATAKPDVVCLQETKVQDADFPAAPLNEAGYRVACHGQKSYNGVAILSREALEDVRFGFSDGSHRDDARLITARVGEVAIINTYVPQGQAVGSEKFAYKLDWLRTLRRELDGRWKPDEPVVWVGDLNVARDDRDVYDPEALRGEVCFHPDEQEALNFVMQWGMEDVFRRHVEEGGHFSFFDYRIPNGFKRRMGWRVDHVMASPVMAERSTRAWIDLEPRAREKPSDHTPICAEFEE